The Fimbriimonas ginsengisoli Gsoil 348 genome window below encodes:
- a CDS encoding SDR family oxidoreductase: MRDLFRLDGKVAIVTGGAGILGRHFCEGLAAHGADVAVFDIVADPAAELASRLSAEYGVRAIGLACDVSDPESVRQGVDQVVADLGGIHVLHNNAAAKTKDLKAFFAPFEEYSLEVWREIMAVNLDGMMLMAQRVGKQMIEQGKGGSVIQTASIYGVVGPDPRIYEGSEYMGVGINTPAIYAASKAGVIGLSRYLATYWAPHGIRVNTLTPGGNESGQNETFKKNYSARVPLGRMGNPPEMVGAVVYLASDAASYVTGQNIAVDGGWTAW; encoded by the coding sequence GTGAGAGACCTATTCCGCCTCGACGGTAAGGTCGCGATCGTCACCGGCGGCGCCGGCATCTTGGGCCGCCATTTTTGCGAGGGCCTCGCCGCGCACGGCGCGGATGTGGCGGTGTTCGACATCGTCGCCGACCCGGCGGCCGAGCTTGCGAGCCGTTTGAGCGCCGAGTACGGGGTTCGGGCGATCGGTCTCGCGTGCGACGTAAGCGATCCGGAGTCGGTACGGCAAGGGGTGGACCAGGTCGTGGCGGATCTTGGCGGCATTCACGTTCTGCACAACAACGCGGCCGCCAAAACCAAAGATCTGAAGGCGTTCTTCGCCCCGTTCGAAGAGTATTCGCTGGAGGTTTGGCGCGAGATCATGGCGGTGAACCTGGACGGCATGATGCTCATGGCGCAACGGGTGGGCAAGCAGATGATCGAGCAAGGTAAGGGAGGCTCGGTGATCCAGACCGCCTCCATTTACGGTGTGGTGGGTCCGGATCCGCGTATCTACGAAGGGTCCGAGTACATGGGCGTAGGAATCAACACTCCGGCCATCTACGCCGCCTCCAAAGCCGGCGTCATCGGCCTTAGCCGTTACCTCGCTACCTACTGGGCGCCCCACGGCATCCGTGTGAACACCCTCACCCCGGGCGGAAACGAGAGCGGGCAGAACGAGACGTTTAAGAAGAACTATTCCGCCCGCGTCCCGCTGGGCCGGATGGGGAATCCGCCGGAGATGGTTGGTGCGGTCGTCTATCTAGCGTCGGACGCCGCCAGCTACGTGACGGGGCAAAACATCGCCGTCGACGGCGGCTGGACCGCTTGGTAA
- a CDS encoding O-antigen polymerase yields MAFNLPLAYFSPRWMLIGGILVWLFFRISTFYLTYDAEISERALLLFAGYIGAFVLGTYFVPSWISGRRHGNVEESVEDDRPAADGLAWLKTVSGPGVRAAANVLFALTLLFVIMRVYDLLFGRGLLELGSIQATRYADNSVDQGRSTSAVGFISGMGYPIAIPMMVFCVLFHRFLHKWQWFTGISLFLTYAVYVVISGNRYIVLGPLFLLLVASAFAHGRLMVSRKAIYSGIAIFALAFFFVVKGTTERDVLKGAMSAVESASIAPERWGITPSEGFMTWLNETDPTTAQTVWGWASLAWYANHGVYEFSKTVNHADPSRLYWGVAQYSIAFYFFRLLGLSEVNERGWREQFATFGVYSTFFGPTYIDFGIILGFAYLFALGVFTQFLYRRALQGSLLPLLLYPFFASVIFNFMTNNLIQSGLGVPIMANIVGAYLIAKYCIQRKNGNHLNGSAPALPA; encoded by the coding sequence GTGGCCTTCAATCTCCCCCTCGCCTACTTCTCCCCACGCTGGATGCTGATTGGCGGCATCCTCGTTTGGCTCTTCTTTCGGATCAGCACGTTCTATCTGACCTACGACGCGGAGATCTCGGAACGAGCGCTTCTCCTCTTCGCCGGCTATATTGGCGCCTTCGTTCTTGGAACGTACTTCGTACCCTCTTGGATCAGCGGGCGACGCCACGGGAATGTCGAGGAGTCGGTGGAGGACGATAGGCCGGCCGCCGATGGTTTAGCCTGGCTCAAAACGGTCAGCGGCCCTGGCGTCCGGGCGGCGGCGAACGTCTTGTTCGCCCTGACGCTGCTGTTCGTTATCATGCGCGTCTACGACCTCCTCTTTGGTCGTGGACTTCTCGAACTCGGCAGCATCCAGGCGACCCGTTACGCCGACAACAGCGTTGACCAGGGCCGCAGCACCAGCGCCGTCGGATTCATCTCGGGCATGGGCTATCCCATCGCCATCCCGATGATGGTCTTTTGCGTGCTGTTCCACCGGTTCCTGCACAAGTGGCAGTGGTTCACCGGCATCTCGCTCTTTCTCACCTACGCCGTCTATGTCGTGATTTCCGGGAACCGCTACATCGTTCTCGGTCCGCTGTTCCTTCTCCTCGTCGCCTCCGCTTTCGCCCACGGCCGGCTGATGGTCTCCCGAAAAGCGATCTACAGCGGCATCGCGATCTTCGCCCTCGCCTTCTTCTTCGTCGTCAAAGGGACCACGGAGCGCGACGTCCTCAAGGGCGCCATGTCGGCGGTAGAGTCCGCCTCCATCGCTCCCGAGCGTTGGGGGATCACCCCCTCCGAAGGGTTCATGACCTGGCTCAACGAGACGGACCCGACCACAGCTCAGACGGTATGGGGGTGGGCCAGCCTTGCCTGGTACGCAAACCACGGCGTGTACGAGTTCAGTAAGACGGTCAATCACGCCGACCCATCGAGACTCTACTGGGGAGTGGCGCAGTACTCCATCGCCTTCTACTTCTTCCGCCTGCTCGGCCTATCGGAAGTGAATGAACGTGGCTGGCGCGAGCAGTTTGCGACTTTTGGCGTCTACTCGACCTTTTTCGGGCCTACTTATATCGATTTCGGCATCATCTTGGGGTTCGCCTACCTGTTCGCCCTCGGCGTCTTCACCCAGTTCTTGTACCGGAGAGCCCTGCAAGGGAGCCTTCTGCCCCTTCTGCTCTACCCGTTCTTCGCCTCGGTCATCTTCAACTTCATGACCAACAACCTTATCCAAAGCGGCCTCGGCGTACCGATCATGGCGAACATCGTCGGCGCCTATCTCATCGCCAAGTACTGCATCCAGCGCAAAAACGGCAACCATCTAAACGGCAGCGCCCCCGCCCTTCCCGCCTAA
- the neuC gene encoding UDP-N-acetylglucosamine 2-epimerase yields MKVRVVTVGRSDYGIYQPLLKALHKDPEIDLGLYVSGMHLSPEHGYTVRFVEADGYTIVERIEMLLANDSADAVAKSMGLGMMGFAQSFAREKPDWLVVLGDRFETFAAAAASVPFKIPLAHLHGGEATFGAIDEAFRHSISKMAHLHFAATEAYGRRLVQMGEEPWRVHVTGALALDNIRTLEPMSRQELETTFGIDLGEPPLLVTFHPVTLQIEHAQAHIDALFAALQDSGLPVIFTLANADTGGRMINARIQEAVAERPNFRLVENFRMRGYFSVLPYVRAMVGNTSSGILEAGAFGLPVVNIGDRQAGRIRGENVLDVAPEREAIAEAIRLAVSPEFRAIAAAANHPYGGGGAAEKMVSAIKATQIDERLLEKRFYDLS; encoded by the coding sequence ATGAAAGTTCGAGTCGTCACCGTTGGACGGAGCGATTACGGCATTTATCAGCCGCTCCTAAAGGCGCTGCACAAAGATCCCGAGATCGATCTCGGCCTCTACGTTTCCGGCATGCATCTGAGCCCCGAGCATGGCTACACCGTTCGATTCGTCGAAGCGGACGGTTACACGATCGTCGAGCGGATCGAGATGCTTTTGGCCAACGACAGCGCCGATGCGGTGGCGAAATCGATGGGGTTGGGGATGATGGGGTTCGCCCAGTCGTTCGCCCGCGAGAAGCCGGACTGGCTCGTCGTGCTCGGCGACCGGTTCGAGACTTTCGCCGCGGCGGCGGCCTCCGTTCCGTTCAAGATTCCGCTCGCCCATTTGCATGGCGGTGAGGCGACGTTTGGCGCGATCGACGAGGCGTTCCGTCACTCGATCTCGAAGATGGCGCACCTACACTTCGCCGCTACGGAGGCGTACGGGCGACGGCTGGTGCAGATGGGTGAGGAGCCGTGGCGAGTTCATGTCACGGGCGCCCTGGCTCTCGACAACATCCGAACTCTCGAGCCGATGTCTCGCCAGGAGTTGGAAACGACGTTCGGAATCGACTTGGGCGAGCCTCCGCTGCTTGTCACTTTCCATCCGGTAACTCTTCAGATCGAGCATGCCCAGGCGCACATCGACGCGCTGTTCGCGGCGCTGCAAGACTCAGGCCTGCCGGTGATCTTTACGCTGGCGAACGCCGACACCGGGGGCCGGATGATCAATGCCCGAATTCAGGAGGCGGTCGCGGAGCGGCCGAACTTCCGCCTGGTCGAGAATTTCCGCATGCGCGGGTATTTCTCCGTGTTGCCTTACGTGCGAGCCATGGTTGGGAATACCAGCAGCGGCATCTTAGAGGCGGGGGCTTTCGGCTTACCGGTCGTGAATATAGGAGACCGGCAGGCGGGCCGGATTCGGGGCGAAAACGTTTTGGACGTAGCGCCGGAGCGGGAGGCGATCGCTGAGGCGATTCGACTGGCCGTCAGCCCCGAGTTTCGAGCCATTGCGGCGGCGGCGAACCACCCGTACGGCGGCGGCGGAGCCGCGGAGAAGATGGTTTCCGCGATCAAGGCGACGCAAATCGACGAGCGCTTGTTGGAGAAGCGGTTTTACGACCTTTCCTAG
- a CDS encoding lipopolysaccharide biosynthesis protein translates to MASIIASTLLRLLAMGSKFILLVFLAKLLTPGEVGTLNLMTVTIANGVMLAGMQFFLYANRELAAAPLEKKGYVVRNQMAFYGALYCVVFPLALLVFVFGLLPWALAGWFFAILVSDHASYELQRVLASTHRAVKSNVIHTVRTGLWVYPMVVVMFIKPAARHLTVVWAFWLSFSLFSVMLALWYNRRLGAKSAFKMPTDWEWIRRGMRTTLNFLPVTISLLAITLVDRYSIERWWGRDLVGVYALYSTIANLVVAFPEAGLTTVMQPQIIAAYAEGRMDDHRRLLRQLGLRLVVIVLLCSAFAAFGLLAALKYYVRKPIYTEHLAAFWVILLAAAVNAMGMWPHNELYSRHVDKMISRSSIVSAVVLVVLIMTLVPRWGLMGAGISLLICWTVMFALKYGASVRSRSAVAETGA, encoded by the coding sequence ATGGCGTCCATTATTGCCTCCACCCTGCTGCGCCTATTGGCAATGGGCAGTAAGTTCATCCTGCTCGTCTTTTTGGCGAAGCTTCTAACGCCCGGCGAGGTGGGCACGCTCAACCTAATGACGGTGACCATCGCCAACGGGGTGATGCTCGCCGGAATGCAGTTCTTTCTGTACGCCAATCGCGAGCTCGCCGCCGCACCCTTGGAGAAGAAAGGGTATGTGGTGCGAAATCAGATGGCGTTCTACGGAGCGCTTTACTGCGTCGTTTTCCCGCTGGCCCTCCTGGTTTTCGTCTTCGGGCTTCTGCCCTGGGCCCTGGCGGGCTGGTTCTTCGCGATCCTCGTTTCCGACCACGCTTCGTACGAGCTGCAGCGGGTTCTGGCTTCCACCCACCGGGCGGTGAAGTCGAACGTCATCCATACGGTCCGGACCGGGCTTTGGGTCTATCCGATGGTGGTGGTGATGTTCATCAAGCCGGCGGCCCGGCACCTGACGGTGGTTTGGGCGTTTTGGCTCAGCTTCTCCCTCTTCAGCGTGATGCTGGCCCTTTGGTACAACCGCCGTCTGGGCGCGAAGAGCGCGTTCAAGATGCCGACGGATTGGGAGTGGATCCGGCGCGGCATGCGGACGACGCTTAACTTTCTGCCGGTAACCATTTCGCTGCTGGCGATCACACTCGTCGACCGGTACTCGATCGAGCGATGGTGGGGACGCGACCTCGTGGGCGTCTACGCGCTGTACAGCACGATCGCCAACCTGGTGGTGGCGTTCCCCGAGGCGGGGCTGACCACGGTGATGCAACCGCAGATCATCGCGGCTTACGCGGAGGGCCGGATGGACGATCACCGGCGTTTGCTGCGGCAGCTCGGCCTCCGTCTTGTGGTGATCGTGCTGCTATGTTCGGCGTTCGCGGCGTTCGGCCTTCTCGCGGCCCTGAAGTATTACGTGCGAAAACCGATCTATACCGAGCACCTCGCCGCCTTTTGGGTGATCTTGCTGGCGGCCGCCGTCAATGCGATGGGGATGTGGCCGCATAACGAGCTTTACTCGCGGCACGTGGACAAGATGATCTCCCGATCCTCGATCGTTTCGGCCGTCGTCCTGGTCGTTCTAATCATGACCCTGGTGCCGCGATGGGGGCTCATGGGGGCGGGAATCTCCCTTCTGATCTGCTGGACGGTCATGTTCGCTTTGAAATACGGGGCAAGCGTTCGATCCCGGTCGGCCGTCGCCGAGACCGGCGCTTAG
- the neuB gene encoding N-acetylneuraminate synthase, whose translation MATDWLPSHCLFIAEAGVNHNGDLALAVELIDAAKAAGADAVKFQSFKTDQLVTRSAAKADYQKRSTDAEESQFEMVRRLELSEEAHEQLIQRCKDVGIQFMSTPFDEESAAMLARLGVPCYKLPSGEVTNLPFLRHVAGYGVPIILSTGMSTLAEVDQAVQAILETGNDRLALLHCVSNYPADPADVNLRAMHTMDTAFGLPVGYSDHTTGFEVTLAAVALGARIIEKHFTLDRNLPGPDHKASLEPDEIAAAVRGVRVVESALGTGRKVPAASEANTASVARRSLVAARDLPAGTRLSEADIAILRPGTGLPPAMLPHLVGMTLSHPVSAGDLFRLDAI comes from the coding sequence ATGGCGACCGATTGGCTTCCTTCGCACTGTCTCTTCATCGCCGAAGCCGGCGTTAACCACAACGGCGACCTCGCCCTTGCGGTCGAGCTGATCGACGCGGCCAAGGCGGCGGGGGCCGATGCGGTCAAGTTCCAAAGCTTCAAAACCGACCAGCTCGTCACTCGCTCCGCCGCCAAGGCCGACTACCAAAAGAGGTCGACGGACGCCGAAGAGAGCCAGTTCGAGATGGTTCGCCGTCTTGAACTGAGTGAGGAGGCGCACGAGCAACTCATCCAGCGGTGCAAAGACGTAGGGATCCAGTTCATGTCCACGCCGTTCGATGAGGAGAGCGCGGCGATGCTGGCAAGGCTCGGCGTACCGTGCTACAAGCTCCCTTCGGGCGAGGTGACTAATCTTCCGTTCCTGCGCCATGTCGCCGGGTACGGCGTGCCGATCATTCTTTCGACCGGTATGTCGACGCTCGCCGAAGTCGACCAGGCGGTTCAAGCGATCCTCGAGACCGGCAACGACCGGCTCGCCCTGTTGCACTGCGTCAGCAACTATCCCGCCGACCCGGCGGACGTGAATCTGCGCGCGATGCACACGATGGACACCGCCTTCGGATTGCCGGTGGGGTACTCCGACCATACGACCGGATTCGAGGTGACGCTCGCGGCGGTCGCGCTGGGCGCCCGCATTATCGAAAAGCACTTTACTCTGGATCGGAACCTTCCCGGGCCCGATCACAAGGCGAGCTTGGAGCCAGACGAGATCGCGGCGGCGGTGCGGGGGGTGCGGGTGGTGGAATCGGCGCTCGGAACCGGACGCAAGGTTCCCGCGGCCTCGGAAGCGAACACGGCCTCGGTCGCGCGGCGGTCGCTGGTCGCGGCGCGGGACCTCCCGGCGGGAACGCGGCTTAGCGAAGCGGACATTGCCATTCTCCGTCCCGGAACAGGGCTTCCACCGGCGATGCTGCCTCATTTGGTGGGGATGACCCTGAGCCATCCCGTGAGCGCCGGAGATCTGTTCCGGCTGGACGCAATTTGA